One window from the genome of Erwinia sorbitola encodes:
- a CDS encoding DUF1436 domain-containing protein has translation MQKHDAIIYEYGDKYFIIQRSKQDERQSECPSENVALTDSLPVGISYPLLGEGVLRAIDNYGAIKPSYSPWELKELRKQLCGWIGAKSYSGLLRASRLVIAQKNFARDRIEIIPFDNFNINKWETMLVDDMICLPADSDFESVGMAIYKAFSIATNHPDKKCNYG, from the coding sequence ATGCAAAAACACGATGCCATTATTTACGAATATGGGGATAAATACTTTATCATTCAGCGTTCGAAACAAGATGAGCGACAGAGTGAATGTCCCAGTGAAAATGTAGCATTAACAGATTCGTTGCCTGTAGGCATAAGCTATCCCTTGTTGGGTGAGGGCGTGTTAAGAGCTATTGATAATTATGGGGCTATCAAACCTTCTTATTCTCCGTGGGAGTTAAAGGAACTGAGGAAACAACTTTGTGGCTGGATTGGTGCAAAGTCTTATTCTGGACTGTTAAGGGCTAGTAGGTTGGTTATTGCTCAGAAAAATTTTGCCAGAGACCGAATTGAAATTATTCCTTTTGATAATTTCAATATTAATAAATGGGAGACAATGTTAGTAGACGACATGATATGTCTTCCTGCTGATTCAGATTTTGAAAGTGTTGGGATGGCGATTTATAAAGCATTTTCTATAGCAACAAATCATCCAGATAAAAAATGTAATTACGGATAA
- the ypfM gene encoding protein YpfM: protein MIDLELGNWKDFIETMLRK from the coding sequence ATGATCGACTTAGAATTGGGGAACTGGAAAGACTTCATCGAAACGATGTTACGTAAGTAA
- the acrD gene encoding multidrug efflux RND transporter permease AcrD, giving the protein MANFFIDRPIFAWVLAILMCLTGGLAIVSLPIEQYPDLAPPNVRITANYPGASAETLENTVTQVIEQNMTGIDNLMYMSSQSSNTGQATITLTFEAGTNPDEARQQVQNQLQSALRKLPQDVQSQGVTVNKTGDTNILMVAFVSTDGSMDKQDISDYVASNIQDPLSRIDGVGQVDAYGSQYAMRIWLDPDKLINYALTTGDVVSAIESQNSQVAVGQLGGLPSVDRQALNATINSQSLLQTPEQFRAITLRVNADGSVVTLGDVAQIELGAEKYDYLSRYNGMAASGLGIKLASGANELQTDTLVRARLDELSHYFPHGLKAEIAYETTPFVKASIEDVVKTLFEAVLLVFLVMYLFLQNFRATLIPTIAVPVVLLGTFGVLYTFGYSINTLTMFAMVLAIGLLVDDAIVVVENVERIMSEEGLSPREATRKSMGQIQGALVGIALVLSAVFIPMAFFGGTTGAIYRQFSVTIVSAMVLSVLVAMILTPALCATLLKPLAKGHHHGRRGFFGWFNRMFNRSAERYERGVGKILAKGGRWLLLYLALIAIMALLFIRLPTSFLPLEDRGIFTTQVQLPPGSTLQQTMKVVEKVEKYYLTQEKENVLSVFATVGAGPGGNGQNVARMFVRLKDWQDRSGSDNSAFAIIERATQAFSTINEAKVIASSPPAITGLGNSAGFDMELQDHAGLGHTALMNARNSLLEMAQKNKQLTRVRHNGLDDSPQLRIDIDQRKAQALGVSLDDINATLQTGWGSTYVNDFLDRGRVKKVYVQADAKFRMLPDDISKWYVRNSSGQMVPFTAFARSHWESGSPRLERYNGYSALEIVGESAAGVSNGAAMDVMEKLVSQLPVGIGLQWTGASLQERMTGAQAPALYALSLLVVFLCLAALYESWSIPFSVMLVVPLGVIGALVATWLRGLENDVYFQVGLLTVIGLSAKNAILIVEFANEINTRGRDLVESTLEASRQRLRPILMTSLAFIFGVLPMVISNGAGSSSQHAVGTGVMGGMISATVLAIFFVPLFFVLVRRRFPLRDKPQ; this is encoded by the coding sequence ATGGCGAACTTCTTTATCGACCGGCCAATTTTTGCCTGGGTGCTGGCGATTCTTATGTGCCTGACCGGGGGGCTGGCGATCGTCTCCCTGCCCATTGAACAATATCCCGACCTTGCCCCGCCCAATGTTCGCATCACCGCCAACTACCCCGGAGCCTCCGCCGAAACCCTGGAAAACACCGTTACCCAGGTGATCGAGCAGAATATGACAGGCATCGATAACCTGATGTACATGTCTTCGCAGAGCAGCAATACCGGCCAGGCGACTATAACGCTCACTTTCGAAGCCGGAACAAACCCCGACGAGGCACGCCAGCAGGTACAGAACCAGTTACAGTCTGCGCTGCGTAAGCTGCCGCAGGATGTGCAGTCACAGGGGGTGACGGTCAATAAAACTGGCGACACTAATATTCTGATGGTGGCGTTTGTCTCTACCGATGGCAGCATGGATAAACAGGATATTTCCGACTATGTGGCGAGTAATATCCAGGATCCTTTAAGCCGTATTGATGGTGTGGGCCAGGTGGATGCCTACGGCTCCCAGTATGCAATGCGTATCTGGCTCGATCCGGACAAGCTGATCAACTATGCCCTGACCACCGGCGATGTTGTCAGCGCTATCGAATCACAAAACAGCCAGGTGGCGGTGGGCCAGCTTGGCGGGCTACCTTCCGTCGATCGCCAGGCGCTGAATGCCACCATCAATTCCCAGTCACTGCTGCAAACCCCGGAACAGTTCCGCGCCATTACCCTCAGAGTCAATGCGGATGGCTCAGTAGTTACGCTGGGAGACGTGGCGCAAATTGAACTTGGAGCAGAGAAATATGACTATCTCAGCCGCTATAACGGTATGGCCGCCTCGGGCCTCGGGATCAAGCTGGCTTCAGGTGCCAACGAGCTGCAAACTGATACTCTGGTGCGCGCCCGACTCGACGAACTGTCACACTATTTCCCACACGGGCTGAAAGCTGAAATCGCCTACGAAACTACGCCATTTGTCAAAGCCTCTATCGAAGATGTGGTTAAAACCCTGTTTGAAGCGGTGCTGCTGGTCTTCCTGGTGATGTATCTGTTTCTGCAAAACTTCCGCGCCACGCTGATCCCAACCATTGCCGTTCCGGTGGTACTGCTGGGCACTTTCGGTGTGCTTTATACCTTCGGCTACAGCATAAATACCCTGACAATGTTTGCGATGGTGCTGGCCATCGGACTGCTGGTGGATGATGCCATCGTGGTGGTGGAAAACGTCGAACGTATTATGAGCGAAGAGGGATTGTCGCCGCGTGAAGCCACGCGAAAATCGATGGGGCAGATCCAGGGAGCGCTGGTAGGGATTGCGCTGGTGCTGTCGGCGGTGTTTATACCGATGGCTTTCTTCGGCGGTACCACGGGCGCAATTTATCGCCAGTTTTCGGTCACCATCGTTTCAGCCATGGTGCTGTCGGTGCTGGTGGCCATGATCCTTACCCCTGCCCTCTGCGCAACGCTGCTGAAACCGCTGGCGAAAGGCCATCATCACGGGCGGCGGGGCTTCTTTGGCTGGTTTAACCGCATGTTTAACCGCAGCGCCGAACGCTATGAACGCGGCGTCGGTAAAATCCTCGCAAAAGGGGGGCGCTGGCTGCTGCTCTATCTGGCGCTGATTGCCATTATGGCGTTGCTGTTTATCCGCCTGCCCACCTCCTTTCTGCCGCTGGAAGATCGTGGCATCTTTACCACACAGGTGCAGCTGCCGCCGGGTTCAACCCTGCAACAGACCATGAAGGTGGTAGAAAAGGTTGAAAAATATTACCTGACGCAGGAAAAAGAGAATGTGCTGTCGGTATTCGCCACCGTGGGTGCCGGACCAGGCGGTAACGGACAAAACGTGGCACGTATGTTTGTGCGTCTGAAAGACTGGCAGGATCGCAGCGGCAGCGACAACAGCGCCTTTGCAATTATTGAACGTGCCACTCAAGCCTTTAGCACTATTAATGAGGCAAAGGTCATCGCCAGCAGCCCACCGGCTATTACCGGATTGGGCAACTCCGCCGGATTTGATATGGAATTGCAGGATCACGCCGGTCTTGGCCATACCGCCCTGATGAACGCACGTAATTCACTGCTGGAAATGGCACAAAAGAATAAGCAGCTGACCCGGGTTCGGCACAACGGCCTGGACGACAGCCCGCAGCTACGTATTGATATTGACCAGCGTAAAGCGCAGGCGCTGGGGGTTTCACTGGATGATATCAACGCCACGCTGCAAACGGGCTGGGGTTCCACCTATGTCAATGACTTCCTCGACCGCGGACGTGTGAAAAAGGTCTACGTCCAGGCTGATGCTAAATTCCGCATGCTGCCTGACGACATCAGCAAATGGTATGTACGTAACAGCAGCGGTCAGATGGTGCCGTTTACCGCCTTTGCCCGTTCCCACTGGGAAAGTGGTTCACCTCGACTGGAGCGTTACAACGGCTACTCTGCCCTGGAGATTGTCGGTGAATCCGCCGCAGGCGTCAGTAACGGTGCCGCCATGGACGTTATGGAGAAGCTGGTTAGCCAGCTGCCCGTTGGTATTGGCTTACAGTGGACAGGCGCATCGCTCCAGGAGCGGATGACCGGCGCTCAGGCTCCGGCGCTGTATGCACTGTCGTTACTGGTAGTATTTCTCTGCCTGGCAGCACTGTATGAAAGCTGGTCGATACCCTTCTCGGTGATGCTGGTGGTGCCGCTGGGCGTTATTGGTGCTCTGGTTGCTACCTGGCTGCGCGGGCTGGAGAATGATGTTTACTTCCAGGTAGGTTTATTAACGGTGATAGGATTGTCAGCCAAAAACGCCATTCTTATCGTTGAATTTGCTAACGAAATTAATACGCGCGGGCGCGATTTGGTGGAATCTACGCTGGAAGCTTCACGCCAGCGTCTGCGGCCTATTCTGATGACTTCGCTGGCCTTTATCTTCGGCGTATTGCCAATGGTTATCAGCAACGGCGCAGGCTCCAGCAGCCAGCATGCGGTGGGTACAGGGGTAATGGGTGGAATGATTTCCGCCACTGTACTGGCAATATTCTTTGTGCCGCTGTTCTTTGTACTGGTACGTCGCCGCTTCCCGCTCAGGGATAAGCCTCAATAA
- a CDS encoding response regulator — protein MEEKKVSVLIVDDHPLMRDGIRQLLALDSRFTIVADVSSGSQALEIARQLPPDLILLDLRMKGLSGLETLNALRAESIYSRVVVLTVSDQRSDISALLEAGADGYLLKDSEPEELLAQIIQVAEGGVAYSAPLRALRNAENWKADPFVILTGREQEVLKEVASGLSNRQVAENLAISEQTVKVHLRSVLRKLNVRSRVAATVLWLESHRSSM, from the coding sequence ATGGAAGAGAAGAAAGTCAGTGTATTAATAGTCGACGATCATCCGCTTATGCGTGATGGCATCCGTCAGCTACTGGCACTGGATTCCCGTTTTACTATCGTGGCCGACGTCAGCAGCGGCTCCCAGGCGCTGGAGATAGCCCGGCAACTCCCCCCCGACCTGATCCTGTTAGATCTCAGGATGAAGGGGCTTTCAGGTCTCGAAACGCTGAATGCGCTGAGAGCGGAGAGTATTTACTCGCGCGTGGTAGTGCTGACGGTATCTGACCAGCGTAGTGATATCTCCGCCCTGCTTGAGGCGGGTGCTGATGGCTATCTGCTGAAGGACAGTGAACCGGAAGAGCTACTGGCGCAAATTATTCAGGTCGCTGAAGGTGGCGTGGCCTACAGCGCGCCGTTACGCGCACTACGCAACGCTGAAAACTGGAAAGCTGATCCGTTCGTTATCCTGACAGGACGAGAGCAGGAAGTGCTGAAAGAGGTCGCCAGCGGCCTCTCCAACCGACAGGTGGCTGAGAATCTGGCGATTTCTGAGCAGACCGTCAAAGTGCACCTGCGCAGCGTGTTGAGGAAACTCAATGTGCGCTCCCGGGTGGCGGCGACAGTATTATGGCTTGAGTCACATCGTTCCAGTATGTAA
- the narQ gene encoding nitrate/nitrite two-component system sensor histidine kinase NarQ, with protein sequence MATTRSLTHSLARALFTIVLLSVISSGLALLTLSGSLRDAEAVNLSGSLRMQVWRLNWDATTTSPLYAQHIADYQRTLHSPALQALDRFYVPATVRQRYRELLNAARQPATAGVKNHQQVMQQVEKIDQFVLALQHWAELKMRLAALTCLLGFLAIALLVYVILRHIRQQVVGPLQQLVSASEAIEQTRFHLPPLSTDMPNELGVLARAFTRMSGELEKSWRAMSLNVEKKTADLTQANRRLRLLYACSQQLSHSVKGQEAFQQTLQLVSDHEKLSYIALITSEFGLLSAGQIDLTRPWQKLALCQHPEQRPCGELRWQADDSESPLMNNVASLLVHALELWQTQQQVHSLLLLEERTTMARELHDSLAQSLTFLRIQLVRLKRTLDADASAARAIVEEFEQALVAATQQLRELLTTFRLKIEPTSLARGLEQMIAPLRRQTTASITLACQLDVQLPAQQHIHVLQIVREALLNAVRHSHATEIGVKGYEHPTDGVTITINDNGVGIKTLEEPDGHYGLKIMHERAALLNGTLTIQRDVHGGTGVSLHFNPQTELLP encoded by the coding sequence TTGGCAACGACACGCTCCCTGACTCACAGTCTGGCCCGCGCACTATTTACCATCGTCTTACTGTCCGTTATCTCCAGCGGACTGGCGCTGCTGACGCTTTCCGGCAGTCTGCGCGATGCGGAAGCGGTCAATCTGTCAGGCTCGCTGCGAATGCAGGTCTGGCGCCTGAACTGGGACGCAACCACCACCTCCCCACTTTATGCACAGCATATTGCTGACTATCAGCGCACTCTGCACTCCCCGGCACTTCAGGCACTGGATCGTTTCTACGTGCCCGCTACTGTGCGCCAGCGCTACCGCGAACTACTGAATGCAGCCAGGCAGCCCGCCACGGCGGGGGTAAAAAATCATCAGCAGGTGATGCAGCAGGTGGAAAAAATAGACCAGTTTGTACTGGCGTTACAGCACTGGGCGGAGCTGAAAATGCGCCTGGCGGCACTCACCTGCCTGCTGGGGTTTTTAGCGATTGCCCTGCTGGTATACGTTATTCTGCGTCATATCCGCCAGCAGGTCGTCGGGCCACTGCAACAGCTGGTTAGCGCCAGCGAAGCGATAGAGCAAACCCGGTTTCATCTGCCGCCGCTGAGTACTGATATGCCTAATGAGCTTGGTGTACTTGCACGGGCATTTACCCGTATGTCGGGCGAGCTGGAAAAGTCCTGGCGAGCTATGTCATTAAACGTCGAAAAAAAAACCGCCGACCTGACACAGGCTAACCGCCGCCTTCGCCTGCTATATGCCTGCTCACAGCAGCTCAGTCACAGCGTAAAAGGGCAGGAGGCGTTTCAGCAGACGTTACAGCTGGTCTCCGATCACGAGAAACTCAGCTATATTGCGCTGATAACCTCTGAGTTTGGGTTACTGAGTGCCGGGCAGATCGATCTCACCCGACCTTGGCAGAAATTAGCACTCTGCCAGCATCCGGAGCAGCGCCCCTGCGGTGAGCTGCGCTGGCAGGCCGATGACAGTGAATCGCCGCTGATGAACAATGTGGCATCGCTGCTGGTGCACGCGCTGGAGCTTTGGCAGACTCAGCAGCAGGTGCACAGTCTGCTGCTGCTGGAAGAGCGCACCACGATGGCACGCGAGCTGCATGATTCTCTGGCACAGTCTTTGACCTTTTTACGTATTCAGCTGGTCAGGCTGAAGCGCACCCTCGATGCCGACGCTTCTGCTGCGCGGGCTATCGTGGAAGAGTTTGAGCAGGCGCTTGTTGCTGCTACCCAACAGCTGCGGGAGCTGTTAACCACTTTCCGTCTGAAAATTGAACCCACCAGCCTCGCCCGGGGGCTGGAACAGATGATCGCCCCGCTGCGTCGGCAGACAACGGCTTCGATTACGCTGGCCTGCCAGCTGGATGTCCAGCTTCCGGCGCAGCAGCATATTCACGTTTTACAAATTGTGCGTGAAGCGTTGCTCAACGCTGTACGCCACTCACACGCAACGGAAATTGGTGTCAAAGGTTATGAACACCCCACAGACGGAGTAACCATTACCATAAACGATAACGGTGTCGGCATTAAAACGCTGGAAGAGCCTGACGGGCATTACGGTCTCAAAATTATGCATGAACGCGCCGCTCTCCTGAACGGTACGTTAACCATTCAGCGTGATGTGCACGGCGGCACCGGTGTCTCTTTGCACTTCAACCCGCAAACCGAACTTTTACCGTGA
- a CDS encoding DUF1471 domain-containing protein, which translates to MNKILPAMITAIMLAATSFSTLAATEVDHGEASTMHSMGMVSVSGVRGTMDDLTRQLAEKASAQGASSYRVIGASTPGDSSHWLGNAEIYR; encoded by the coding sequence ATGAATAAGATACTCCCCGCTATGATCACGGCCATTATGTTAGCTGCAACTTCGTTCTCTACCCTGGCGGCCACGGAAGTTGATCACGGCGAGGCAAGCACCATGCATAGCATGGGCATGGTTTCGGTTTCTGGTGTAAGAGGTACGATGGATGATTTAACCCGGCAACTGGCAGAGAAAGCTTCTGCGCAGGGTGCCAGCAGCTATCGCGTAATTGGTGCCAGCACACCTGGTGACTCCAGCCATTGGTTGGGCAACGCTGAAATTTACCGTTAA
- the ansP gene encoding L-asparagine permease encodes MNAEKKTGAEKRAAKRRWLNSHDSGYHKAMDNRHVQMIAIGGAIGTGLFLGAGSRLQAAGPALAIVYLVCGIFSFFILRALGELVLHRPSSGSFVSYSREFLGEKASYVAGWMYFVNWAMTGIVDITAVALYMHYWGAFGDVPQWVFALGALAIVGTMNMIGVKWFAEMEFWFALIKVLAIVIFLVVGVVFLGSGKPLDGNATGFHLISDNGGFFPNGLMPALVLVQGVVFAFASIELVGTAAGECKDPKTMLPKAINSVIWRIGLFYVGSVVLLVLLLPWNAYQAGQSPFVTFFSKLGVPYVGSIMNIVVLSAALSSLNSGLYSTGRILRSMSMGGSAPKFMSKMSGQQVPYMGILVTIGVYIIGVWLNYVVPSRVFEIVLNVAALGILSSWAFIVVCQMRLRKAIKEGKAEDVSFKLPWAPFTSWLTLLFLFSVLVLMAFDYPNGTYTIASIPLIAVVLVLGWFGARKRVHALAKEEQNH; translated from the coding sequence ATGAACGCTGAAAAAAAAACGGGCGCCGAAAAGCGCGCGGCAAAAAGACGTTGGTTAAATTCTCATGATTCTGGCTACCATAAGGCCATGGATAATCGCCACGTACAGATGATTGCCATCGGTGGTGCGATTGGTACCGGCCTGTTTCTCGGTGCCGGTTCCCGTTTGCAGGCCGCTGGCCCTGCGCTGGCCATTGTGTATCTGGTCTGCGGTATCTTCTCTTTCTTCATTCTCCGTGCGCTGGGTGAACTGGTGCTGCACCGTCCTTCCAGCGGCAGCTTCGTTTCTTACTCCCGCGAATTTTTGGGTGAAAAAGCCTCCTATGTGGCAGGCTGGATGTATTTTGTAAACTGGGCGATGACCGGCATCGTCGATATCACCGCCGTGGCGCTCTATATGCACTATTGGGGCGCATTTGGTGATGTGCCGCAGTGGGTATTTGCCCTCGGTGCGCTCGCCATTGTTGGCACCATGAACATGATCGGCGTGAAATGGTTTGCCGAGATGGAGTTCTGGTTTGCGCTGATTAAAGTGTTGGCGATTGTAATTTTCCTCGTGGTGGGCGTGGTGTTCCTCGGCAGCGGTAAGCCGCTGGATGGGAACGCTACCGGGTTCCATCTGATCAGCGATAACGGCGGTTTCTTCCCTAACGGCCTGATGCCAGCGCTGGTGCTGGTGCAGGGTGTGGTCTTCGCCTTTGCTTCCATCGAACTGGTGGGTACGGCAGCCGGAGAGTGTAAAGACCCGAAAACCATGCTGCCGAAAGCTATCAATAGCGTGATCTGGCGTATCGGTCTGTTCTACGTTGGTTCGGTGGTGCTGCTGGTGCTGCTGCTGCCGTGGAATGCCTATCAGGCAGGGCAGAGTCCGTTTGTAACTTTCTTCTCTAAACTGGGCGTCCCTTACGTTGGCAGTATCATGAATATCGTGGTGCTGAGTGCTGCGCTCTCCAGCCTCAACTCAGGCCTTTATTCCACCGGGCGTATTCTGCGTTCGATGTCGATGGGCGGTTCTGCACCTAAGTTCATGTCAAAAATGAGCGGCCAGCAGGTTCCCTATATGGGCATCCTGGTGACTATTGGCGTCTACATTATTGGCGTCTGGCTGAACTATGTCGTGCCTTCACGGGTGTTTGAGATCGTGCTGAACGTTGCTGCGCTGGGTATCCTCTCTTCCTGGGCATTTATCGTGGTGTGCCAGATGCGTCTGCGCAAAGCGATTAAAGAAGGCAAAGCTGAAGATGTCAGCTTTAAGCTGCCGTGGGCGCCGTTTACTTCATGGCTGACCCTGCTGTTCCTGTTTAGCGTGCTGGTGCTGATGGCGTTTGACTACCCGAACGGCACTTACACCATTGCCTCCATCCCGCTGATCGCGGTGGTGTTAGTCCTTGGCTGGTTTGGCGCACGCAAGCGTGTTCATGCGCTGGCGAAGGAAGAACAGAACCATTAA
- the nudK gene encoding GDP-mannose pyrophosphatase NudK, with the protein MSAKIDVIKNKVLSENWFVLRNFTYDLTAKDGTTLRHKREVYDRGNGATILLYNRDKNSVVLTRQFRIATWVNGNPSGMLIETCAGLLDDDSPEECIRREAVEETGYVVGEVEKLFELYMSPGGVTEMVHFFAAEYSETQRENAGGGIDDEDIDVLEITFPEAWAMVKDGRIKDGKTVTLLQHALLAGWLHH; encoded by the coding sequence ATGTCAGCCAAGATCGACGTCATCAAAAATAAAGTTCTCTCCGAGAACTGGTTCGTCCTGCGCAATTTCACTTACGATCTCACCGCCAAAGATGGCACTACTCTGCGCCATAAGCGCGAAGTCTATGACCGTGGCAACGGTGCCACCATCCTGCTGTACAACCGTGATAAAAATAGCGTGGTGCTGACGCGGCAGTTCCGTATCGCCACCTGGGTTAACGGCAATCCGAGCGGGATGCTGATTGAGACCTGCGCCGGTCTGCTGGATGATGACTCTCCGGAGGAGTGCATTCGTCGGGAAGCTGTTGAAGAGACCGGCTATGTGGTGGGGGAAGTGGAGAAGCTGTTTGAGCTTTATATGTCTCCGGGTGGCGTAACGGAAATGGTGCACTTCTTCGCCGCCGAGTACAGCGAAACGCAGCGTGAAAACGCGGGCGGGGGGATCGATGATGAAGATATCGATGTGCTGGAAATTACCTTCCCGGAAGCCTGGGCAATGGTGAAAGATGGCCGCATTAAAGACGGTAAAACCGTTACGCTATTGCAGCATGCGCTGCTGGCGGGCTGGCTCCATCATTAA
- a CDS encoding DUF1176 domain-containing protein, with the protein MSYWTKWLLLISLSSVAAVQAQPLQKTFSDWQITCNNLNSCEVRSIPGNNGLAMTLARDAGNEAPAQLRIDYGNRYSGKLPGGALQDNLLLDGQRLKLDLKHWEVEPHHLLTNHGISIDEFLAQVMDADSIQLLYRADATISLHGLKAALLLMDEVQGRINSTSAWIQRGDRAASNVPPAPALPQINTPLRAPQALTHEESSGLIDFGTWRVNSDSCSLNPLQREVSVSPLSDDKALLLVSCEMGAYNIIDLAFEVSRSQPYISKSITLTLPFSPPERSDNQLELVNADFDAARGELLTFSKGRGLGDCGVATRWQYNGRQFVLAEYAQESTCDAWHSSDQWPMLWESKSAPPQESASVEMQQQ; encoded by the coding sequence ATGTCTTACTGGACGAAATGGTTATTGCTGATTTCGCTCTCTTCTGTTGCTGCTGTGCAGGCGCAGCCGCTACAGAAGACGTTTTCTGACTGGCAGATCACCTGTAACAACCTCAACAGCTGTGAAGTACGCAGTATCCCGGGTAACAATGGTCTGGCGATGACGCTGGCGCGGGACGCCGGAAATGAAGCTCCGGCACAGCTGCGTATTGATTATGGCAATCGTTACAGCGGCAAGCTGCCTGGCGGTGCTTTGCAGGATAACCTGCTGCTGGACGGGCAGCGGCTGAAGCTCGATCTCAAACACTGGGAGGTGGAACCACATCATCTGCTCACCAATCACGGTATCTCAATTGATGAGTTTCTGGCCCAGGTGATGGATGCCGACAGTATTCAGCTACTCTATCGGGCGGATGCCACCATAAGTCTGCACGGGCTGAAGGCCGCACTGCTATTGATGGATGAGGTGCAGGGGAGAATTAACAGTACCAGCGCATGGATCCAGCGTGGCGACCGTGCCGCCAGCAATGTGCCGCCAGCACCGGCGCTACCGCAGATAAACACGCCGCTGCGTGCTCCGCAGGCATTAACGCACGAAGAGTCCAGCGGGCTGATCGATTTTGGTACCTGGCGGGTTAACAGCGATAGCTGCTCGCTGAATCCACTACAGCGTGAAGTCAGCGTTTCACCCCTCAGCGATGATAAAGCGCTGCTGCTGGTGAGCTGCGAAATGGGCGCTTATAACATTATTGATCTGGCATTCGAAGTTTCACGCAGCCAGCCGTATATATCGAAAAGCATTACGCTGACGCTACCATTTTCACCACCGGAGCGCAGCGATAATCAGCTTGAACTGGTCAATGCTGACTTTGACGCCGCCCGGGGTGAACTGCTGACCTTCAGTAAAGGCCGGGGGTTAGGAGATTGTGGCGTAGCGACACGCTGGCAGTATAATGGCCGGCAGTTTGTGCTGGCGGAATATGCTCAGGAGAGCACCTGCGACGCGTGGCACAGCAGCGATCAGTGGCCAATGTTGTGGGAGAGCAAGAGCGCTCCGCCGCAGGAGAGTGCGTCAGTAGAGATGCAGCAGCAGTAG
- a CDS encoding MipA/OmpV family protein — MITRKFSLCISCIAFANITLMAGADAAVLAARSLTVGIAASNAPRYSGSDKRQFNFAPVIDARDGAFFFNSQDGLGYDLQSDSGLYLEHTLGYSLGRSDKNSSWRDGSKKLRGMGNIDAVMNTAVAVGWTIVPWLSVEGKATLPLTDSQGVQYQTSVSLIPFQDESDTLVFQSAALFGDSRYMNTFYGVSDRQHIRSGYRRYSTTGGLYGVQNSLTWGHRFTPQWGTMLEAGYTWLSHRTDKSPIVFRRNEATVTAAVTYTFD, encoded by the coding sequence ATGATAACCAGAAAATTTAGCCTGTGCATTAGCTGTATTGCATTCGCCAATATCACGCTTATGGCCGGGGCCGACGCCGCCGTTCTGGCTGCAAGAAGCCTCACCGTGGGCATCGCCGCCAGCAACGCACCGCGCTACAGCGGTTCAGATAAGCGTCAGTTCAATTTCGCACCGGTGATAGATGCCCGCGACGGAGCATTTTTTTTCAACTCGCAAGATGGTCTGGGATATGACTTACAGTCTGACTCAGGGCTGTATCTCGAACACACCCTGGGCTACAGTCTGGGGCGCTCGGACAAAAACTCCTCATGGCGCGACGGATCCAAGAAACTGCGAGGAATGGGAAATATTGATGCGGTGATGAACACGGCGGTAGCCGTTGGCTGGACAATCGTACCGTGGCTCTCCGTAGAAGGCAAAGCCACCCTGCCGTTAACCGACAGTCAGGGCGTGCAGTATCAGACATCGGTGTCGCTGATCCCTTTTCAGGATGAAAGCGACACCCTTGTGTTTCAGTCGGCGGCTTTATTCGGCGACAGTCGCTATATGAATACATTTTATGGCGTTAGCGATCGGCAACATATCCGCAGCGGTTATCGGCGCTATTCAACGACAGGCGGGCTTTACGGAGTGCAAAACAGTCTGACATGGGGGCATCGGTTTACCCCGCAGTGGGGCACCATGCTGGAGGCGGGCTATACCTGGTTGAGCCATCGAACTGATAAAAGTCCGATTGTATTTCGTCGCAATGAAGCCACCGTCACGGCAGCCGTCACCTACACCTTTGACTGA